The Labilithrix sp. nucleotide sequence TTCTTCAAGACGGTCCCGTACAACTACGATCAGGGGCGTCCTCCGAACAACGCGGACGACAACGCGGGCACGCACACGGGGCTGATCCCGCTCGCGGGCAAGGAGTGCGCGGTGGCCGGGTGCCACTTGGACAAGGGCCCGAAGTGGGTGATGTCCGGCACGGTGTTCAGCGCGAAGACCGGCGGCACCCCCGTCCCGAAGGTGCAAATCGGGGTTTACACGGAAGCCGACAACAAGATCACCGACTGCTACAGCGACGCGCAGGGCAACTTCTGGCTCGAGAGCGACACCCCGATCCCGGCGGGGGCCAAGGTCGCGGTCCGCAAGGCCGACGGCGAGGCCTCGCTCCCGATGGTCACGCCGCTCCCCGCGCCCCCCACCGGCGGCAACTGCAACCTCGCCGCCGGCTGCCACGGCGATACGAACCGCATCTACGTCAACTGACGTCGACTTTCAATTTCAACAGCGGTAGGGAGAGCCATGGCGACGCTGGGCACCACTGCGATTGGGCAGCGTGTGCGCGTCGTGGAGGCGAAGCTCGAGGCGGACGTGGCGGCGTGGCTCGCGGCGGTGGGGCTCGCGGCGGGGGAAGAGGTCACGGTGCTGCGCCGCGCGGCGCTCGGCGGGCCGCTGCACGTGCGCCTCGCCTCCGGCGGCGAGCTCGCGATCGCGCGTGAGGTCGCGAACGAGATCGAGGTCCAGGTCGAGCTCGAGAACGAGAACGAGAACGAGAACGAGAACGAGAACGAGAGCGAGGTCGGATGATCACCGTCGCGTTGGTGGGGCGGCCGAACTCTGGGAAGTCGTCGCTCTACAACCAGGTCACCGGCGGGAACGCGCGGGTCGGGAACTATCCCGGCATCACCGTCGACGTGCTCGAGGCCGAGGTGAACCTGCCGTCGGGGGCGCTCGTGAAGGTCGCCGACCTCCCCGGGCTCTACTCCGTCGAGGCGACGGTCGCGAAGGACACCGACGAAGGGGTCGCGCGCTCGTTCCTCGACAGCCTCCGCGCGATCCCGGACGACGCGCGCTCGAGCTACGTCGTCGTGCAGGTGATCGATCCGACGCGGCTCGCGCTCGGGCTGCGCCTCACCCGCGAGCTCGTCGCGGCGAAGACGCGGATGATCGTCGCGCTCACGCACGCGGACGTGCTCGCGGCGGAGGGGCGCGAGGTCGACGTCGAGAAGCTCTCCGCCGCGATCGGCGCGCCGGTCGTGCTCCTCAACGCGCGCGAAGCGGGCTCGAAGGCCGCGCTCCTCGCCGCGGTCGACGACCGGCTCCGCGACCACGATCGCGATCGCGATCGCACCTCCGCGCGCGCCGACTTCGAGCCCGGCAAGCTCGCCGCGAGCGTCGTGCGCGACCTGCCGTCCACCGCGGAGACCACGCGCCGGCGCCTCGTCACCGAGCGGCTCGACGCCGTGCTGCTCCACCCCGTCGTGGGTCCGTTCCTCTTCGTCGCGCTGATGGCCCTCGTCTTCGCGGCGGTGTTCCTGATCGCCGATCCGGTGACCGCCGCGTGCGACGCGCTCAAGGGCTACGCGCAAGGCGGGCTCGTGCGCGTCCTCGGCAAGGGGCTCCTCGCCTCCTTCCTCGCCGACGGCGTGCTCGGCGGCGCCGGGACCGTGCTCGCGTTCGCGCCTCAGATCGTGATCCTCACCGTCGCGCTCGAGCTCCTCGAGGCGAGCGGCTACCTCGCGCGCGGGGCGTTCCTCGTCGATCGACTGCTCCGCCTCCTCGGCTTGAGCGGACGCAGCTTCCTCCCGCTCCTGATGGGACACGCCTGCGCCATCCCCGCGATCTCCGCGACGCGCGTGGTGCGCGACCCGCGCGAGCGGCTCACCACCATCCTCGTCCTGCCGCTGATGACGTGCTCCGCGCGGCTGCCGACCTACGCGCTCGTGCTCTCGACGTTCTTCGGCGGCCGCTCGGCCCTCTTCCGCGCCGGCTTGTTCGTCGGCCTCTACTTCGCCGGCATCCTCGCCGCGCTCGTGGCGTCGTGGTTGCTGCGCCGGACCGCGACGAAGGGCCGAGGCCTCCCGCTCGTCCTCGAGATGCCGTCGTACCGCGTCCCGCAAGCCTCCGTCGTCGCGCGGAAAGCGTGGAACGCGGCGAAGAGGTTCGTCCGCGACGTCGGGCGCATCATCGTCGGCGTCTCCGCCGTCTTGTGGGTGCTGCTCACCGTGCCGATGCCCGGCGCCGACGCGGCCCCCGACGCGCAGCCGATCGATCGGAGCATCGCGGCGATGGTGGGGCGCGCGATCGAGCCCGCGACGCGGCCCGCCGGCTTCGACTGGAGGATCGACGTCGGGCTCATCGGATCGTTCGGCGCGCGCGAGCTGATGGTCGCGACGCTCGGGGTCGTGTACGGGATCGAGGACGCCGGCGACGACGAGGCGCCGCTCGCGGAGAAGCTGCGCGAAGCGAAGAAGCCGGACGGCACGCCCCAGTACGGGGTCCGCACCGGGCTCGCGCTCCTCGCGTTCTTCGTCCTCGCCTGCCAGTGCATGAGCACCGTGGCCGCGATCCGGCGCGAGACCGCGAGCTGGCGCTGGCCCGCCTTCGTCCTCGCGTACACCTACGCGGCGGCCTACGTCGCCGCCGTCGTCGTGTATCAAGTCGGCGGCTTGCTGGGCTTGTC carries:
- a CDS encoding ferrous iron transporter B, with the translated sequence MITVALVGRPNSGKSSLYNQVTGGNARVGNYPGITVDVLEAEVNLPSGALVKVADLPGLYSVEATVAKDTDEGVARSFLDSLRAIPDDARSSYVVVQVIDPTRLALGLRLTRELVAAKTRMIVALTHADVLAAEGREVDVEKLSAAIGAPVVLLNAREAGSKAALLAAVDDRLRDHDRDRDRTSARADFEPGKLAASVVRDLPSTAETTRRRLVTERLDAVLLHPVVGPFLFVALMALVFAAVFLIADPVTAACDALKGYAQGGLVRVLGKGLLASFLADGVLGGAGTVLAFAPQIVILTVALELLEASGYLARGAFLVDRLLRLLGLSGRSFLPLLMGHACAIPAISATRVVRDPRERLTTILVLPLMTCSARLPTYALVLSTFFGGRSALFRAGLFVGLYFAGILAALVASWLLRRTATKGRGLPLVLEMPSYRVPQASVVARKAWNAAKRFVRDVGRIIVGVSAVLWVLLTVPMPGADAAPDAQPIDRSIAAMVGRAIEPATRPAGFDWRIDVGLIGSFGARELMVATLGVVYGIEDAGDDEAPLAEKLREAKKPDGTPQYGVRTGLALLAFFVLACQCMSTVAAIRRETASWRWPAFVLAYTYAAAYVAAVVVYQVGGLLGLS
- a CDS encoding ferrous iron transport protein A, producing MATLGTTAIGQRVRVVEAKLEADVAAWLAAVGLAAGEEVTVLRRAALGGPLHVRLASGGELAIAREVANEIEVQVELENENENENENENESEVG